Proteins encoded by one window of Candidatus Omnitrophota bacterium:
- a CDS encoding 2Fe-2S iron-sulfur cluster-binding protein has protein sequence MPNLTIDGQKIEVPAGTTIIQAAEKLGIEIPRYCYHPALPVAGNCRICMVEVEKQPKLQIACYTPVAAGMVVKTTSPKVLEARKNVLEFLLVNHPLDCPVCDQAGECKLQDYYMEHGQYDSRLASVKVKKEKKAFSIGPTVMLDQERCILCTRCVRFTDTITKTSEFGVFDRGDHSQLDVYPGKELDNKYSGNVVDICPVGALTDKDFRFKCRVWYLDHTKSVCPGCSMGCNIDIDWDKSRPHTEKKERVMRLKPRHNPDVNNYWICDSGRYNYHFIDENRILSPQYLDKIVEWGEAMERVAETIQSTKAERIGVLASAQLTNEDLFVIRKLFKDTLKAHVDFRVPEKPGDSDDFLIKADKNPNTAGAASILGAQADAQTIVQKAKQGELDLLYVFGHDLVKLFGKETVAQIAKKTKLFVFQGSNINDTCGYAHLNLPSSVYAEKDGTFTNCQQRVQRIRPAFFPLGESKGDWEIVSFVAGQLGAPLSYKGPQDVFDDIVKTVAGFAGMSYEKIGDQGMILKK, from the coding sequence ATGCCGAATCTGACCATTGACGGACAAAAGATAGAGGTCCCGGCCGGGACAACAATTATCCAGGCCGCGGAGAAATTGGGAATTGAAATTCCCCGTTACTGTTATCATCCGGCCCTGCCTGTGGCCGGCAATTGCCGCATCTGCATGGTGGAAGTTGAAAAACAGCCCAAACTGCAGATCGCCTGCTATACGCCGGTGGCCGCGGGCATGGTTGTTAAGACGACTTCCCCCAAAGTTCTTGAAGCCCGTAAAAACGTATTGGAATTTTTGCTCGTCAATCATCCGCTGGACTGCCCGGTGTGTGACCAGGCCGGGGAGTGCAAGCTCCAGGATTACTATATGGAACATGGCCAGTACGATAGCCGTCTGGCGTCTGTGAAGGTCAAAAAAGAAAAAAAGGCCTTTTCCATCGGCCCGACGGTGATGCTGGACCAGGAACGCTGCATCCTCTGCACCCGCTGTGTGCGTTTTACGGATACGATCACCAAGACCAGCGAATTCGGGGTTTTTGACCGCGGTGATCATTCACAGCTGGATGTTTATCCCGGCAAAGAGCTGGACAACAAATATTCCGGGAACGTCGTTGATATTTGCCCGGTCGGTGCTTTGACCGACAAGGACTTCCGCTTCAAATGCCGTGTTTGGTATCTGGACCACACCAAATCCGTGTGTCCGGGCTGCAGCATGGGGTGCAATATTGACATTGATTGGGACAAGTCGCGGCCGCACACAGAGAAAAAAGAGCGCGTGATGCGCTTAAAGCCGCGGCACAACCCCGACGTCAACAATTACTGGATCTGCGACAGCGGACGGTACAATTACCATTTTATTGACGAGAACCGTATCCTGTCCCCGCAATACTTGGACAAGATCGTTGAATGGGGCGAGGCGATGGAACGGGTCGCCGAAACGATCCAATCCACCAAGGCGGAGCGCATTGGGGTTTTGGCCTCGGCCCAACTGACCAATGAAGACCTGTTCGTTATCCGCAAATTGTTCAAAGACACCCTTAAAGCGCACGTGGATTTCAGGGTGCCTGAAAAACCGGGTGATAGTGATGATTTCCTTATCAAAGCGGACAAGAATCCCAACACGGCCGGCGCAGCGTCCATCCTTGGGGCCCAGGCAGACGCGCAGACCATCGTGCAAAAAGCAAAGCAGGGAGAACTTGACCTTCTTTATGTGTTCGGCCATGACCTGGTCAAGCTATTCGGCAAAGAGACCGTCGCGCAAATCGCCAAGAAGACCAAACTTTTTGTTTTTCAGGGCAGCAATATCAACGACACCTGCGGCTATGCCCATTTGAACCTGCCCAGCAGTGTTTACGCGGAAAAAGACGGGACATTCACCAATTGCCAGCAGAGGGTGCAGCGCATCCGGCCGGCATTCTTTCCGTTGGGCGAATCCAAAGGTGATTGGGAGATCGTGTCCTTTGTCGCCGGACAATTGGGGGCCCCGCTTTCTTACAAAGGTCCCCAGGACGTATTTGATGACATCGTCAAAACCGTTGCCGGGTTTGCGGGGATGTCTTATGAGAAGATCGGCGATCAAGGAATGATCTTAAAAAAATAA
- the nuoF gene encoding NADH-quinone oxidoreductase subunit NuoF has protein sequence MEKVLTRNFGLENSHRLETYLKNKGYQAARKALTKMTGPQVIDEIKKSNLRGLGGAGFPTGMKWGFIPQANPKPKYLVVNGDEGEPGTFKDKYIFEKDPHALLEGIIITCYAIASHKAYVYVRGEYVKSMQTLQAAIDEANSSGYLGKGIMGTTFDLDVVVHPGAGAYICGEETALLESLEGKKGFPRLKPPFPAVVGLFGCPTVINNVETLSCVGPIIANGGEWFAKLGSPKNGGNRLFCVSGHVNKPGVYELPNGITLRAIIYEHAGGIPNGRKLKAVIPGGISAPVLTADEIDVKMDFDSLKAIGSMAGSGGIIVMDDTTDMVWAAMVAARFFAHESCGQCSPCREGSGWVYNNLKKLYQGGARPHDLANLPGIIGNIGGNTICAFGDAVTMSVGSYVSKFREEFENKIKERVCRI, from the coding sequence ATGGAAAAAGTCCTCACCAGAAATTTCGGCCTGGAAAATTCGCACCGCCTTGAGACCTATCTTAAAAACAAGGGTTATCAGGCGGCCCGCAAGGCCTTGACCAAAATGACGGGGCCCCAAGTCATTGATGAGATCAAAAAGTCCAATCTGCGGGGGCTCGGAGGGGCAGGTTTCCCGACGGGGATGAAGTGGGGCTTTATCCCGCAGGCCAACCCGAAACCGAAATATTTGGTCGTCAACGGGGATGAAGGCGAGCCGGGCACGTTCAAGGATAAATACATTTTTGAAAAAGATCCCCACGCCCTGCTTGAAGGGATCATCATCACCTGCTATGCCATCGCAAGTCACAAGGCCTATGTGTATGTCCGCGGCGAATACGTCAAATCCATGCAGACCCTGCAAGCCGCGATCGACGAGGCAAATTCATCGGGGTATTTGGGCAAGGGGATCATGGGAACGACGTTTGATCTTGATGTGGTCGTGCATCCGGGGGCCGGGGCATACATTTGCGGGGAGGAAACAGCGCTTTTGGAATCGCTGGAAGGCAAAAAAGGATTTCCCCGCCTTAAGCCGCCGTTTCCCGCGGTGGTGGGATTATTTGGATGCCCGACGGTGATCAACAATGTTGAGACCCTCTCCTGCGTGGGGCCCATCATTGCCAACGGCGGTGAATGGTTCGCCAAATTGGGCTCTCCCAAAAATGGCGGGAACCGGCTTTTTTGCGTGAGCGGGCATGTGAATAAACCCGGGGTTTATGAACTGCCCAACGGCATCACCCTGCGCGCAATCATCTATGAGCATGCCGGAGGGATCCCCAACGGCAGGAAACTCAAAGCCGTTATCCCCGGGGGAATATCAGCTCCGGTCCTGACCGCGGATGAAATTGATGTGAAAATGGATTTTGATTCCTTAAAAGCGATCGGCTCCATGGCCGGCTCCGGCGGGATCATCGTCATGGATGACACCACGGACATGGTCTGGGCAGCCATGGTCGCGGCGCGGTTTTTCGCGCATGAATCCTGCGGCCAGTGTTCGCCCTGCCGCGAGGGCAGCGGATGGGTCTACAACAATTTGAAAAAACTTTATCAAGGGGGAGCGCGGCCGCATGATCTGGCCAATCTTCCGGGGATCATCGGCAATATCGGCGGCAACACGATCTGCGCTTTTGGCGACGCGGTGACCATGTCCGTCGGCAGTTATGTCTCCAAATTCCGCGAAGAGTTTGAAAACAAGATCAAAGAGAGAGTATGCCGAATCTGA
- a CDS encoding NADH-quinone oxidoreductase subunit D: MVTQTRNMLLNVGPSHPAMHGVIRLIMELEGEKIKGVDVEIGYLHRAFEKMCETVMYAQCFPYTDRLNYVSPLINNVGFAMTVEKLLGIDVPERAKYIRVIMSEISRVTDHLTCIGASAMELGAMSVFLYMIKAREYLYELVEEITGARLTISYVRIGGVKADLTAGFVDKAFQKIADVRKVLIEVDELLTRNRIFFDRMKGIGTISADDAIAYGITGPFLRSTGVAYDVRKANPYLIYDRLDFEVPTGTTGDNLDRYFVRMAEMEQSLRMIEQCFQQIPDGAVSGELTGCLVPAAQMVDRAKMGQTEDLIEDEVDLDPTLQGGTKRYHDAINADQKDVVLPAKENTYGNIEGLMNHFKLVMYGHGIRPPVGEVYFPVEGANGELGFYIVSDGRDLPWRVRVHPPCFPIMAALPKCLVGGMMADMVSTFGSVNMIAGELDR; this comes from the coding sequence ATGGTAACCCAGACGCGCAACATGCTGTTGAACGTAGGCCCTTCGCACCCGGCGATGCACGGGGTCATCCGCTTGATCATGGAATTGGAAGGCGAGAAGATCAAAGGCGTGGACGTTGAGATCGGGTATCTGCACCGGGCCTTTGAGAAAATGTGCGAAACGGTCATGTACGCCCAGTGCTTTCCCTACACCGACCGGCTGAATTACGTTTCTCCGCTTATCAATAACGTCGGTTTCGCGATGACCGTTGAGAAATTGCTGGGCATTGATGTCCCGGAACGCGCGAAATACATCCGCGTCATCATGAGCGAGATCTCGCGCGTCACCGACCATCTGACCTGCATCGGCGCTTCCGCCATGGAGCTGGGGGCCATGTCGGTGTTTTTGTATATGATCAAGGCCCGCGAATATTTGTATGAACTGGTGGAAGAGATCACCGGCGCCCGTCTGACCATTTCTTATGTCCGTATCGGCGGGGTCAAGGCCGATCTGACCGCGGGCTTCGTTGACAAGGCCTTCCAGAAGATCGCGGACGTCCGCAAAGTCCTCATTGAGGTGGATGAGCTATTGACCCGCAACCGCATTTTTTTTGACCGCATGAAGGGCATCGGCACGATCTCTGCCGACGACGCGATCGCCTACGGGATCACGGGTCCATTCTTAAGGTCCACAGGCGTTGCCTATGATGTCCGCAAGGCCAATCCGTATCTCATCTATGACCGCCTGGATTTTGAAGTCCCCACCGGGACCACGGGGGACAATCTGGACCGTTATTTTGTCCGCATGGCAGAGATGGAGCAAAGCTTGCGGATGATCGAGCAATGCTTCCAGCAGATCCCCGATGGGGCCGTTTCCGGCGAGTTAACGGGCTGTTTGGTCCCTGCCGCCCAGATGGTTGACCGCGCCAAGATGGGACAAACCGAAGATCTCATTGAAGATGAGGTTGATCTGGATCCCACGTTGCAGGGAGGGACAAAGAGATATCACGATGCCATCAACGCGGATCAAAAAGACGTTGTCCTGCCCGCCAAAGAAAATACCTACGGCAATATTGAGGGTTTGATGAACCACTTTAAGCTGGTCATGTATGGCCACGGGATCCGTCCTCCCGTCGGAGAGGTTTATTTCCCCGTGGAAGGGGCCAATGGAGAATTGGGATTTTATATTGTCAGTGACGGCAGGGACCTTCCCTGGAGGGTGCGCGTCCATCCGCCGTGTTTCCCGATCATGGCCGCGCTGCCCAAATGTCTGGTCGGCGGCATGATGGCAGACATGGTCTCCACATTCGGGTCCGTCAACATGATCGCGGGCGAGCTGGATAGATAA
- a CDS encoding NADH-quinone oxidoreductase subunit C: MTPNLTTSKEQGILTPLQRVQEQFSQEVVETHAFRGDETLVIRPGALLAVAKFLKTAPELDFNFLMDLTAVDYLFFAGGRVQKEFRFEVVYHFYSLKHNHRLRIKVPVDEKDPEVDTLTGLWPSADWYEREAWDMFGIQFKGHPNLKRILMYEEFQGHALRKDYPFNKRQPLIGPQN; the protein is encoded by the coding sequence ATGACACCCAACCTTACGACATCCAAGGAACAGGGAATATTGACGCCCTTGCAAAGAGTCCAGGAACAATTTTCACAGGAGGTCGTGGAGACCCATGCTTTCAGGGGGGACGAAACGCTTGTCATCCGCCCCGGCGCCTTGTTGGCCGTTGCCAAATTTTTGAAAACAGCGCCGGAACTGGATTTCAATTTCCTGATGGACCTGACGGCAGTGGATTATCTGTTTTTCGCCGGCGGAAGGGTCCAAAAAGAATTCCGTTTTGAAGTTGTTTATCATTTTTATTCCCTCAAACATAACCATCGGCTTCGCATCAAGGTCCCTGTGGACGAGAAGGACCCCGAGGTGGATACGCTGACAGGCCTTTGGCCGAGCGCTGATTGGTATGAACGGGAAGCGTGGGACATGTTCGGCATTCAATTCAAAGGCCACCCGAATTTGAAACGGATCCTGATGTATGAAGAATTCCAGGGGCATGCCCTGCGCAAGGATTATCCGTTCAATAAACGTCAACCGCTGATCGGACCACAGAACTGA
- a CDS encoding NAD(P)H-dependent oxidoreductase subunit E, whose translation MFTTDLLRQLDKIAGQYEQKQAALLPVLHAIQEKEGLISPESEQDVSRYLGIPVVHVHEAVSFYHLFHQTKKGKCHFSVCQTTSCALLGGEDIIEHLKTRLGIKSGETTPDGKFSLSVVECLGACELAPMMQYNKEYRGFLNKKKIDELIDKNK comes from the coding sequence ATGTTCACCACAGATCTGTTACGACAATTGGACAAGATCGCAGGTCAGTATGAGCAAAAACAGGCCGCGCTTTTGCCTGTTCTGCACGCGATCCAGGAGAAGGAGGGGTTGATCTCCCCGGAGTCGGAACAGGACGTTTCCCGGTATTTGGGCATTCCCGTGGTCCACGTCCATGAAGCGGTTTCTTTTTACCATTTGTTCCATCAAACAAAAAAAGGCAAATGCCATTTTTCGGTCTGTCAGACCACGTCCTGCGCCTTGCTCGGAGGCGAGGACATCATTGAACATCTTAAAACGCGCCTGGGGATCAAGTCCGGGGAAACAACTCCCGACGGAAAGTTCAGTTTGAGCGTGGTGGAGTGCCTGGGGGCGTGCGAGTTAGCGCCCATGATGCAGTACAACAAGGAATACAGGGGTTTCTTGAACAAAAAGAAGATCGATGAGTTGATCGATAAGAATAAATGA